From the Candidatus Binataceae bacterium genome, the window AGCCGTTGACGACACAATCGAAAGTGTCGTCGTGAAAGGGCAGGCGGGTGGCGTCGCCGGCGACGAAGGCCGCGCGCGTGCCGGCGGCAGGGCGGGCCTTTGTCACGGCCGCGCCGAGCATGTCGGCGCAGAAGTCCGCGCCGACCACGTGGCGCGCGCCCTGGCGCAGCAGTTCGAGCGCGAGGTCGCCGGTGCCGGTGGCGACATCAAGGGCCAACGCTCCCTGCGGCGCGACCATCGTGACCGCCGCCCGGCGCCATCGCTGGTCCATCCCCAGCGTCATCAGACGATTGACGAGGTCGTAGCGCGGCACGATCCGCGCGAACATCGCGCGTACGAAGGCGGCCTTGCCGGGGCCGCCGGCGGCGGCCGCGGCGGCGGCCGCCGCGCTAGTGGCCGGCGCGGCCGGCGCGCCGGCGCGCGGACGGTGGTCGGCGGGATGCGGTGAAGCGGGGGGAGTTTGCACGTGCGCCGGAAGCGGGGTGGTGCGCGCGGCGCGCAGGCGCTGCACGCGCCACCCCGCGGCCTCCTGCCTTCGAAGGTAGGCAATCGCGCCGGCCGGCTCAACCGCGTCTCGCCGGCAGCCCGGCGCCGGACGAGGTCGTGGGCGTGCGAGCGCGGGCGCGCGGCCGTTTGCCGCGTGCCCGCGCCGGACCCTCGGGATAGCGGTGGGCGGGGTGGCGCGCGCCTGGGGCGTGCCGCTCCGCTCGCCGGCGTCGCTCAAGCCGTCAGCACCAGCTCGCGGCGCGCCGCGCAGCCGTCGATTTCCAGCTCCAGCCCAACCACCGGCGGCCGCGCATAATGCCATCGCAGGCCGCGCCGGCTGGCGCCGCCCAGCGCGGGCAGCAACGTCTGCGCCAGCAGCGGATACGCGTCGCGTACCGTATAGAGGTTGACCGTCGTGGCGTCGTCCCAATGGCGGTCGATCTCGTTGAGTGCGGACGCGAGAACCTCGAGGACGCATGCGGTCTTGCGCCGCATCCCGTCCGCCGAGACGTCGCCCGCCGCGACGATCTCGCGCTTGCCGCCCTGGCGCGAGGCGATCTCAGGCACTCCCGCGAGCACGAAGCCGGGCCTACCGGCGCCAACCGCGGGGGCCGTGTAGTAGAAGCCATAGATCGAGGGCTCCGCCACCGGATTTACTTCGAGCGCGACGTTGGTGCGCGCGACCGGGTTGGCGGCGTCCACATGCACGCCCCATGCGCTCAGCCGTTCGATGTAGCCGCGGTTGAATTCGTCGAAGCCAGCGGGAGTCAGCGGCGCAGGAATTCGCAGCTCGATTCCGCATACCGCGTTGAACGGCCGGCGCGCGTCGCGCAGATGGCGTTCCATCGCGGCGAAGCCGTCGGCCATGCGCGCCAGCGGCGCGAAGGTGGCGTGGATGAGGTCGAAGCCGGCGGCGGCGACCGCCGCCGCCGAGAACGGCGGGCCGTAGCCGCGCACGAAGCTGAAATTGCCTTTTGGGTTTTCGAGCAGCATGGGTCTCGCTCCTTTCGCGCGCGCCATTATTGCGCGCGCGAGCCGGAGAGGCGAAGCCGCGGTGCGCCCTGCGCCGCGCAAGCGCGCGGTGGAGGCGGCGAGGCGGTGGGGTTGGATGGCTTATGCGGCGGGGCTATGGGTCAGGCAAAGATCAGATTTGACAATCGCGCGCCATGCATGGTAGCCGTGCATCGTTCACATAATGCACAGTTGTTCGCGATGCGAACTTCGATGATCCGATGAAGATCGGCGGCTTCTACGAACATCAGCTTCCGCGCCCGTGGACGCGCGAGTCCGAGCATCGCCTGTTCAAGGACGCCCTCGAGCAGGTCGAGCTCGCCGACCGCCTCGGCTTCGATTACGTGTGGGCGACCGAGCATCACTTTCTCGAGGAGTACGCGCACTCTTCGGCGCCCGAGGTGTTTCTTGCCGCCTGCAGCCAGCGCACGCGCAATATCCGGCTCGGCCACGGCATCGTGCAGCTCCCGCCGCTCATCAACCACCCCGCGCGCGTGGCCGAACGGATCGCGA encodes:
- a CDS encoding ubiquinone/menaquinone biosynthesis methyltransferase, which gives rise to MQRLRAARTTPLPAHVQTPPASPHPADHRPRAGAPAAPATSAAAAAAAAAGGPGKAAFVRAMFARIVPRYDLVNRLMTLGMDQRWRRAAVTMVAPQGALALDVATGTGDLALELLRQGARHVVGADFCADMLGAAVTKARPAAGTRAAFVAGDATRLPFHDDTFDCVVNGFMLRNVTDLAATFRELNRVLKPRGRLACLDLTPPRGPLRALLRFYIARLVPLLGGIVSGHYFAYRYLGQSLRPHPDADSLAAIMRDAGLGDVGYRRIGFGTVAIHYAAKPAAAQPALNDGRGAA